From the Thermococcus guaymasensis DSM 11113 genome, one window contains:
- a CDS encoding MFS transporter, with protein sequence MRWSEIPREAKAYMLYHTLIAPGLIVWTLFPLYLMETGYSILEVGAFFTAVNVASIPLTYFFGRLFNRWDIKKGLIAIDVLDGVAYVLYGLAKGAIAPLMLFAGRTIEKLSTVLYPLYRAYEQIIYPEDKYEEIFAWHLRLPEIARLVTFPIMGYILGYVYPGPESYRWTFMFFGLFSTVTVAYIWKFLPSIGREERITPEGFTFKAGEFKLLLAFEALLTLAWELAPELVLINYVVFVLHKTVFEVTLIACASSLASIIGTYASERVPKGKGFQVIGLGMFINAFYALVMALSPPFWLALAVYALGDFGSTLWFPFYRSWMFKLIPKEKASEFHAAISSYRKLLGLFTPAIAGALASIHATLPYDASLVLFLIAGAMFWVMARKDIYQKRMK encoded by the coding sequence ATGCGCTGGAGCGAGATTCCGAGGGAAGCTAAGGCCTACATGCTCTACCACACGCTAATAGCACCCGGCCTGATAGTCTGGACACTCTTCCCGCTCTATCTCATGGAGACCGGCTACTCGATTCTCGAAGTCGGAGCGTTCTTCACTGCCGTCAACGTAGCCTCGATTCCCCTAACCTACTTTTTCGGCAGGCTCTTCAACCGCTGGGACATCAAGAAGGGCCTCATCGCGATAGATGTCCTGGATGGCGTCGCCTACGTTTTGTACGGCCTCGCGAAGGGAGCCATAGCACCGCTCATGCTCTTCGCTGGGAGGACAATCGAGAAGCTCTCAACGGTTCTCTACCCCCTCTACCGCGCCTACGAGCAGATAATCTACCCAGAGGACAAATACGAGGAAATCTTCGCCTGGCACCTCCGTCTGCCGGAGATAGCGAGGCTGGTAACCTTCCCGATTATGGGCTACATCCTCGGCTACGTCTATCCCGGACCGGAGAGCTACCGCTGGACGTTCATGTTCTTTGGCCTCTTCTCGACTGTTACAGTGGCCTACATCTGGAAGTTTCTACCCTCTATTGGCAGGGAGGAGAGAATAACACCGGAGGGCTTCACATTCAAGGCAGGTGAGTTCAAGCTCCTCCTTGCATTTGAAGCGTTGCTCACGCTCGCCTGGGAGCTCGCACCGGAGCTGGTGCTCATCAACTACGTGGTATTCGTGCTCCACAAGACCGTCTTTGAGGTAACGCTGATAGCCTGCGCGAGCAGTTTGGCATCGATAATCGGCACGTACGCCAGCGAGAGGGTTCCGAAGGGGAAGGGATTCCAGGTCATCGGCCTCGGCATGTTCATCAACGCCTTCTATGCTCTGGTCATGGCGCTCTCACCACCGTTTTGGCTGGCGCTGGCTGTTTATGCTCTCGGTGACTTCGGGAGCACGCTCTGGTTCCCCTTCTACCGCTCCTGGATGTTCAAGTTAATCCCCAAGGAGAAGGCCAGCGAGTTCCACGCGGCGATATCGAGCTACCGGAAGCTTCTCGGATTATTTACGCCAGCCATAGCCGGAGCTTTGGCAAGCATCCACGCGACGTTGCCCTATGATGCGAGTCTGGTGCTGTTTTTGATAGCTGGGGCGATGTTCTGGGTGATGGCAAGAAAAGATATTTATCAGAAAAGGATGAAGTAA
- the pheS gene encoding phenylalanine--tRNA ligase subunit alpha, with protein sequence MELSYQEKLTLIKLNELKKAKFEELVKETGLDQVAVMRAVLGLQAKGLAKLHERSERVVKLTETGKKYAEIGLPEWRALRLLREREKVTLDDLREVLSDDELKPIVGLLRKEGWASVRKEDGKLILEITEKGLSAEERPIDEALKLLAEKGIVPVKEIEKLVPVKELKRRKIGEEETITERTVEINPEGEELAPKVELKREVSVLTPELIKSGKWREVEFRRFDIKAPVRRIYPGKKQPYRAFLDKIRRRLIEMGFIEMTIDSLIETQFWNFDALFQPQNHPAREWTDTYQLKHPKSGFLPEKELVERVKEAHERGLAGSRGWGYVWSPERAMLLMPRAHATALSGRQLAKGVEIPGKYFTIQRVFRPDVLDRTHLIEFNQIDGFVVDESLNFRHLLGILKRFAVEIAGAKKVKFLPDYYPFTEPSVQMSAYHPELGWVEFGGAGIFREEMTRALGIDAPVIAWGIGIDRLAMFKLGIDDIRYLFSYDLRWLREAKLVW encoded by the coding sequence ATGGAGCTGAGCTATCAGGAGAAGCTCACCCTCATCAAGCTCAACGAACTGAAAAAAGCGAAATTCGAGGAGCTCGTCAAGGAGACCGGACTCGACCAGGTAGCGGTTATGAGGGCCGTCCTCGGCCTGCAGGCGAAGGGCCTGGCGAAGCTCCACGAGAGGAGCGAGCGCGTTGTCAAGCTCACCGAGACCGGGAAAAAGTACGCTGAAATCGGCCTCCCCGAGTGGAGGGCGTTGAGACTTCTCCGCGAGAGGGAAAAGGTTACGCTCGACGACCTCAGGGAGGTTCTCAGCGACGACGAGCTTAAACCGATAGTCGGCCTCCTCAGAAAGGAGGGCTGGGCGAGCGTTAGGAAAGAGGACGGTAAGTTAATCCTCGAAATCACCGAGAAGGGGCTCAGCGCGGAGGAGAGGCCCATTGACGAGGCCCTAAAGCTCCTCGCCGAGAAGGGGATTGTCCCCGTTAAGGAAATCGAGAAGCTCGTTCCTGTCAAGGAGCTCAAGAGGAGGAAAATCGGCGAGGAAGAAACGATAACCGAGAGAACCGTCGAGATCAACCCTGAGGGCGAGGAGTTAGCTCCAAAAGTGGAGCTGAAGAGGGAAGTTTCAGTTTTAACCCCCGAGCTCATAAAGTCGGGCAAATGGCGCGAGGTCGAGTTCAGGCGCTTTGATATAAAGGCCCCTGTGAGAAGGATTTACCCGGGCAAGAAGCAACCTTACAGGGCGTTCCTCGACAAGATAAGGAGAAGGCTCATCGAGATGGGCTTCATCGAGATGACGATTGATTCACTCATTGAGACCCAGTTCTGGAACTTCGACGCACTCTTCCAGCCCCAGAACCACCCGGCGAGGGAGTGGACCGACACCTACCAGCTCAAGCATCCGAAGAGCGGTTTCCTGCCCGAGAAGGAGCTCGTTGAGCGCGTTAAAGAAGCCCACGAGCGCGGTTTAGCAGGTTCGCGCGGATGGGGCTACGTGTGGAGCCCAGAAAGGGCCATGCTCCTCATGCCGAGGGCCCATGCAACCGCTCTAAGCGGAAGGCAGCTCGCCAAAGGCGTTGAGATTCCTGGAAAATACTTCACAATACAGCGCGTTTTCAGGCCAGACGTCCTCGACAGGACGCACCTCATCGAGTTCAACCAGATTGACGGCTTCGTAGTAGATGAGAGCCTCAACTTCAGGCACCTCCTCGGAATCCTCAAGCGCTTCGCGGTGGAAATCGCTGGAGCGAAGAAGGTGAAGTTTCTGCCCGACTACTACCCGTTCACCGAGCCGAGCGTCCAGATGAGCGCCTACCATCCAGAGCTCGGCTGGGTCGAGTTCGGCGGTGCCGGAATCTTCCGCGAGGAGATGACCAGAGCTCTGGGCATAGACGCTCCCGTCATAGCGTGGGGAATCGGAATCGACAGATTGGCTATGTTCAAGCTCGGGATAGACGACATACGCTACCTCTTCAGCTACGACCTCCGCTGGCTGAGGGAAGCGAAATTAGTGTGGTGA
- a CDS encoding ATP-binding cassette domain-containing protein has product MLEVENISAGYGNGDVIKNLSFIAIGREIYVLLGANGAGKTTTFRAITGILPLSRGRVVVDGIDLWVEPEKAKRKIGYLPEGERVYPDLTVYKNLRFFCQNL; this is encoded by the coding sequence ATGCTTGAGGTGGAAAATATTAGTGCTGGCTATGGTAACGGCGATGTGATAAAAAATCTAAGCTTTATCGCAATAGGAAGGGAGATTTATGTACTATTGGGAGCGAATGGGGCAGGCAAAACAACAACGTTTAGAGCAATCACTGGCATTTTGCCCCTTTCTAGGGGTAGAGTGGTAGTTGATGGAATTGATCTTTGGGTGGAACCTGAAAAAGCTAAAAGAAAGATCGGGTATCTGCCAGAGGGAGAGCGAGTTTATCCAGATTTAACTGTCTACAAGAATCTGCGATTTTTTTGCCAGAATTTATGA
- a CDS encoding DUF2283 domain-containing protein, with protein MSEEILVRYDPDVDILYIQLSKKKPVDADMKGDVVIDLDENGEVVGFEIWRARKLILPEFMKFIEKIKAEKAHMEG; from the coding sequence ATGAGCGAGGAAATCCTTGTTAGGTACGACCCTGACGTTGACATCCTCTACATCCAGCTTTCGAAGAAGAAGCCAGTTGATGCCGATATGAAGGGGGACGTCGTCATAGATCTCGACGAGAACGGAGAGGTCGTTGGCTTCGAGATTTGGCGTGCGAGGAAGCTAATCCTGCCCGAGTTCATGAAGTTCATTGAGAAGATAAAGGCCGAGAAGGCCCACATGGAGGGTTGA
- the thyX gene encoding FAD-dependent thymidylate synthase yields MEGIRVRLVNYTEKPLETVTWAALISYWDEWESEAFERMSKNDVEMHLPRVLGYGHESILEHAVLTFSIEGCSRVCSHQLVRHRLASYTQQSMRYIKLNTDDVEETFLIPGSVKENPELYEKWRELMRKTMELYEESINAGVHQEDARFILPQAVRTKIVVTMNLRELKHFFGLRACERAQWEIREVAWKMLEEIAKNDDLRPIIVWAKLGPRCIQLGYCPEKELMPPGCWKRTKEKWEGLVSNRPDD; encoded by the coding sequence ATGGAAGGAATAAGGGTTAGACTTGTCAATTATACAGAAAAACCCCTTGAAACTGTCACATGGGCAGCCCTCATAAGTTATTGGGATGAGTGGGAGAGCGAGGCCTTCGAGCGAATGAGCAAGAACGACGTCGAAATGCACCTGCCTAGGGTTCTTGGCTACGGCCACGAGAGCATTTTAGAACATGCGGTTCTGACGTTCTCGATTGAGGGCTGTTCTCGTGTGTGTAGTCACCAGCTTGTAAGGCACCGTCTGGCGAGCTACACCCAGCAGTCAATGCGCTACATCAAGCTCAACACTGATGACGTGGAGGAGACATTTCTCATCCCTGGGAGTGTTAAAGAGAATCCAGAACTCTACGAAAAGTGGAGGGAACTGATGAGAAAGACCATGGAACTCTACGAGGAGAGCATCAATGCCGGGGTTCACCAGGAGGACGCGCGCTTCATCCTTCCGCAGGCAGTCAGAACGAAGATAGTCGTCACCATGAACCTGCGCGAGCTAAAGCACTTCTTCGGCCTCAGAGCCTGTGAGAGGGCTCAGTGGGAGATACGGGAAGTCGCATGGAAAATGCTCGAAGAAATAGCCAAGAACGACGATCTCAGGCCGATTATAGTGTGGGCAAAGCTCGGGCCGAGGTGCATTCAGCTCGGTTACTGCCCGGAGAAGGAGCTAATGCCTCCCGGCTGCTGGAAGAGAACTAAAGAGAAGTGGGAAGGACTGGTTTCAAATAGACCCGATGATTAG
- a CDS encoding DUF4258 domain-containing protein: MVHYTKHAEIRMSQYGISREEVEDTLRNPLHLFFDFSSNRYVAIGTKNGHGLVVVYEVVHGEKVVVTTYHTSKVDKIIRAKLSSGRWIEL; this comes from the coding sequence GTGGTTCACTACACTAAGCATGCCGAGATTCGAATGAGCCAGTACGGTATTTCCAGGGAAGAAGTGGAAGATACCCTACGTAATCCCCTCCATTTGTTTTTTGACTTTAGCTCAAATCGCTATGTGGCCATCGGAACAAAGAACGGGCACGGTTTAGTCGTGGTTTACGAAGTGGTTCACGGTGAAAAGGTCGTCGTTACCACATACCACACAAGCAAGGTTGATAAAATCATTAGGGCTAAACTGTCATCTGGGAGGTGGATTGAGTTATGA
- the pheT gene encoding phenylalanine--tRNA ligase subunit beta, with the protein MPKFDVSKRDLERLVGKEFTVEEWEDLFLYAKCELDDVWEENGEIYFKADSKDTNRPDLWSAEGIARQIRWALGFQRGLPKYEVERSDVTVYVDEKLKDIRPYGVYAIVEGLSLDEEALKQMINLQEKVALTFGRRRREVAIGIFDFDRVKPPIYYRAAEKTERFVPLGFEEELTLEEILEKHEKGREYGHLIKDKLYYPLLVDSEGKVLSMPPIINSEFTGRVTTETRNVFVDVTGWDLNKVMLALNVVVTALAERGGRIKSVKVVYPDFEIVTPDLTPKSFEVELDYIRKLSGLNLSDGEIKGLLERMMYDVTLEDGKAKLLYPAFRDDIMHARDVLEDVLIAYGYNEIEPEEPKLAVQGRGDKFIEFEDAVRELMVGFGLQEVMTFNLTNREAQYEKMNLEYGRDYFNNPPAELVEIENPISPKWSALRNWILPSLLDFLSQNTHEEYPQRLFEVGKATLIDESRETKTVSESKLAVVLAQPRVTFTDAKEILEGVMRHLGFEYELEEVEHPSFISGRVGRIIVNGKTIGVIGEIHPAVLEKWGIEMPVAGFELFLRPLYTEPYL; encoded by the coding sequence ATGCCAAAGTTCGACGTGTCAAAGCGGGATTTGGAGAGGCTTGTCGGCAAGGAGTTCACAGTCGAGGAGTGGGAGGATCTCTTCCTATACGCCAAATGCGAGCTGGACGACGTCTGGGAGGAGAACGGTGAAATCTACTTCAAGGCCGACTCCAAGGACACCAACAGGCCAGACCTCTGGAGCGCTGAAGGAATAGCGAGGCAGATACGCTGGGCGCTCGGCTTCCAGAGGGGATTGCCGAAATACGAGGTCGAGAGGAGCGACGTTACAGTTTACGTTGATGAGAAGCTGAAAGATATTCGTCCCTATGGTGTCTATGCAATCGTTGAGGGGCTGAGCCTCGACGAGGAAGCGCTCAAACAGATGATTAACCTTCAGGAAAAGGTAGCGCTGACCTTCGGGAGGAGGAGAAGGGAGGTAGCGATAGGCATCTTCGACTTCGACAGGGTGAAGCCGCCGATATACTACCGCGCCGCCGAGAAGACCGAGAGGTTCGTCCCGCTCGGCTTTGAAGAGGAGCTTACGCTGGAGGAAATCCTCGAAAAGCACGAGAAGGGTAGGGAGTACGGGCATTTGATTAAGGACAAGCTTTATTACCCACTCCTCGTTGATTCCGAAGGTAAAGTCCTCTCGATGCCCCCGATAATCAACTCTGAATTCACCGGCAGGGTAACGACCGAAACGAGGAACGTCTTCGTTGACGTCACGGGCTGGGATTTGAACAAGGTGATGCTGGCTTTGAACGTAGTTGTTACTGCCTTAGCGGAGCGCGGAGGAAGGATTAAGAGCGTTAAAGTAGTCTATCCCGACTTCGAAATCGTGACCCCCGATTTAACTCCCAAGTCCTTCGAGGTCGAGCTGGACTACATAAGGAAGCTTTCGGGGCTCAATTTGAGCGACGGCGAAATCAAGGGTCTCCTCGAAAGGATGATGTACGACGTAACCCTTGAGGACGGTAAAGCAAAGCTCCTCTATCCGGCATTCCGCGACGACATAATGCACGCGAGGGACGTTTTGGAGGACGTTCTCATAGCTTATGGCTACAACGAGATTGAGCCGGAGGAGCCGAAGCTCGCCGTCCAGGGCAGGGGAGACAAATTTATCGAGTTTGAGGACGCTGTGAGGGAGCTCATGGTCGGCTTCGGCCTGCAGGAAGTCATGACGTTCAACCTGACGAACAGGGAAGCGCAGTACGAAAAGATGAACCTCGAATACGGAAGGGACTACTTCAACAACCCTCCCGCTGAGCTTGTCGAGATAGAGAACCCGATAAGTCCGAAGTGGTCAGCGCTGAGAAACTGGATTCTTCCAAGTCTGCTCGACTTCCTGAGCCAGAACACCCACGAGGAGTACCCACAGAGGCTCTTTGAGGTCGGAAAAGCAACACTTATCGACGAGAGCAGGGAGACCAAGACTGTCAGCGAGAGCAAGCTCGCAGTCGTCCTGGCCCAGCCGAGGGTAACCTTCACCGACGCGAAGGAGATACTTGAGGGCGTGATGCGCCACCTCGGCTTTGAATATGAGCTCGAAGAAGTCGAGCACCCGAGCTTCATTTCGGGCAGGGTCGGAAGGATAATCGTGAACGGCAAAACCATCGGTGTCATCGGCGAAATCCACCCGGCGGTCTTAGAAAAGTGGGGAATTGAGATGCCCGTTGCGGGCTTTGAGCTGTTCCTCAGGCCACTCTACACGGAGCCGTATCTCTAA
- a CDS encoding ABC transporter permease subunit codes for MSLKPVIIKELWQYRSNKNLIVLSTNALFIIAIGLLLILSGPQYLTPYSKQVAMRQISENPSIFGLSIEDVAKMGDQAIVFASLVSQLPLVIIVTSTLSSYMSIVTSLFYERLYKTMEVLLSSPLSESEILLGKLLSSLLFSLFSWSANFLAILALLQYLHLESLGRMWAPTEYFLVLTMFVPFSMIMVSTSIGLVASAKIRNPEFVNLIGIPLVLVPTIISFISYRMKLESSMQVYLILGITSIILSTILSMFGKRILNRLAFIAN; via the coding sequence ATGAGCCTCAAACCCGTTATAATAAAAGAGCTCTGGCAGTATCGCTCAAACAAAAATCTAATTGTACTCTCAACGAACGCCTTGTTTATAATTGCCATTGGACTACTATTGATTTTAAGTGGCCCTCAGTATCTAACTCCATATTCAAAGCAGGTTGCCATGAGGCAGATATCAGAAAATCCGTCGATTTTTGGGCTATCCATAGAAGATGTGGCAAAAATGGGTGATCAAGCCATAGTCTTTGCCTCCTTAGTTTCCCAGTTACCACTTGTAATAATAGTAACGTCGACTTTGAGTTCCTACATGTCAATTGTAACGTCTCTATTCTATGAGAGATTATATAAAACAATGGAAGTCCTTCTTTCTTCCCCCCTGTCCGAGTCTGAAATCCTCCTTGGAAAGTTGCTTTCCAGTTTGCTCTTTAGTTTGTTCTCGTGGAGTGCTAATTTCTTGGCGATTCTCGCCCTTTTGCAGTACCTGCATTTAGAGAGCCTAGGTAGAATGTGGGCTCCAACAGAATATTTTCTGGTTCTCACGATGTTTGTCCCATTTTCAATGATAATGGTATCCACAAGCATTGGCCTCGTGGCCAGTGCAAAAATAAGAAACCCTGAATTCGTAAATCTAATAGGTATTCCCTTAGTTCTGGTTCCGACGATAATTTCATTTATTTCTTACCGAATGAAACTGGAAAGCTCCATGCAGGTTTATCTAATCCTAGGTATCACTTCTATAATACTGTCTACCATACTATCAATGTTTGGCAAGAGAATTCTCAATCGCCTTGCGTTTATAGCCAATTGA
- a CDS encoding ABC transporter ATP-binding protein, which translates to MIVLENVRKTIKGTEVLRGISLTVKPGEIHAYLGHNGAGKTTTFRLVLGLLVPDSGRVEVLGVNPLKSPEVRAKIGYLPEYDLLYPNLSVRDNLRRYALLKGVYDERELRELLEFFELEEYAKKKVSALSSGTQRRVVMARAFLGSPEVLILDEPTRGLDPEWRLRFKRFLGEYARKNDASIVFSTHILSDVDEVCNTVTVIREGRVLFSGSLEEFRRSAPAEEAVLVKVADVERAIAVLREKGYSPEVVRGYIALKNAEPSEVNALLVKAGLRVEEIKRAEPSLEEVYAMLYEE; encoded by the coding sequence ATGATAGTCCTTGAGAACGTCCGGAAGACCATAAAAGGAACGGAAGTCCTCCGCGGGATAAGCTTGACCGTAAAGCCTGGCGAAATCCACGCCTACCTCGGCCACAATGGGGCCGGCAAGACAACGACCTTCCGGCTGGTTCTCGGCCTCCTCGTTCCGGACTCGGGCAGGGTTGAGGTTCTCGGCGTCAATCCGCTCAAGAGTCCTGAGGTAAGGGCTAAAATTGGCTATCTCCCAGAATATGACCTCCTCTACCCTAACCTCTCAGTGCGAGACAACCTCAGGCGCTACGCCCTGCTGAAGGGGGTTTATGACGAGAGGGAGCTGCGGGAGCTTCTTGAGTTCTTCGAGCTTGAAGAATACGCCAAAAAGAAGGTTTCGGCTTTATCAAGCGGGACGCAGAGAAGGGTGGTGATGGCGAGGGCGTTCCTCGGAAGCCCCGAGGTTCTAATCCTCGACGAGCCCACGAGGGGCCTCGATCCCGAGTGGAGGCTGAGGTTCAAGCGGTTTCTGGGGGAGTATGCGAGGAAGAACGATGCCTCCATCGTTTTCTCGACTCACATCCTCAGCGACGTCGATGAGGTCTGCAACACTGTCACCGTAATCCGCGAGGGCCGGGTTCTCTTCTCGGGGAGCTTGGAGGAATTCCGGAGGAGCGCGCCGGCGGAAGAGGCCGTCCTCGTGAAGGTGGCCGATGTTGAGAGGGCCATCGCGGTTCTCCGGGAGAAGGGCTATTCCCCGGAGGTCGTGAGGGGTTACATAGCCCTGAAGAACGCCGAGCCGTCGGAGGTGAACGCGCTCCTTGTGAAAGCCGGCCTGAGGGTTGAGGAGATTAAAAGGGCGGAGCCGAGCCTTGAGGAGGTCTACGCAATGCTTTATGAGGAGTGA
- the argF gene encoding ornithine carbamoyltransferase, translating into MVVSLAGRDLLCLQDFTREEIETILKTAEMMKIWNKIGKPHRVLEGKTLAMIFQKPSTRTRISFEVGIYQLGGYGLYLNANDLQLRRGETIADTARVLSRYVDGIMARVFDHKDVEDLAKYASVPVINGLSDFSHPCQALADYQTILEKKGRIQGLKVVYVGDGNNVAHSLMIAGTKLGAHVVVATPEGYEPEEKVIKWAEQNAAESGGSFELLHDPVQAVKDADVIYTDVWASMGQEAEAEERRKIFMPFQVNKELVKHAKPDYIFMHCLPAHRGEEVTDDVIDSPNSVVFDQAENRLHAQKAVMALVMGGIKV; encoded by the coding sequence ATGGTGGTTAGCCTTGCCGGAAGAGACCTTCTCTGCCTCCAGGACTTCACGAGGGAGGAGATTGAGACAATTCTCAAGACCGCTGAGATGATGAAGATCTGGAACAAGATTGGAAAGCCACACCGCGTTCTCGAGGGCAAGACCCTCGCCATGATCTTCCAGAAGCCCTCCACAAGGACTAGGATTTCCTTCGAGGTTGGGATCTACCAGCTCGGCGGATACGGCCTCTACCTCAACGCGAACGACCTCCAGCTCAGGCGCGGTGAGACCATTGCCGACACGGCAAGGGTTCTCAGCAGGTACGTGGACGGAATAATGGCCCGCGTCTTCGACCACAAGGACGTTGAAGACCTCGCCAAGTACGCGAGCGTTCCTGTCATCAATGGCCTTTCGGACTTCTCCCACCCGTGCCAGGCTTTAGCTGACTACCAGACCATCCTCGAGAAGAAGGGCAGGATTCAGGGCCTCAAGGTCGTCTACGTCGGTGACGGAAACAACGTGGCTCATTCGCTAATGATAGCCGGAACCAAGCTCGGTGCTCACGTCGTAGTAGCAACCCCAGAGGGCTACGAGCCGGAGGAGAAAGTCATCAAGTGGGCTGAACAGAACGCGGCTGAGAGCGGCGGAAGCTTCGAGCTCCTCCACGACCCGGTTCAGGCCGTTAAAGATGCGGACGTCATCTACACCGACGTCTGGGCGAGCATGGGTCAGGAGGCCGAGGCCGAGGAGAGGAGAAAGATATTCATGCCGTTCCAGGTCAACAAGGAGCTCGTCAAGCACGCCAAGCCCGACTACATCTTCATGCACTGCCTCCCGGCCCATCGCGGTGAGGAGGTCACCGACGACGTCATAGACAGTCCGAACAGCGTCGTCTTCGACCAGGCCGAGAACAGGCTCCACGCCCAGAAGGCGGTTATGGCCCTCGTTATGGGCGGAATTAAGGTCTGA
- a CDS encoding toxin-antitoxin system TumE family protein, translated as MGAFFIWQRNGNLIIRWDNAPHHRDIETFPHHKHVGSKDNVQPSKEISLEDILGVIEEKIKPSSSASTHL; from the coding sequence ATGGGAGCGTTCTTCATATGGCAGAGAAACGGGAACCTGATAATCAGATGGGACAACGCACCGCATCACAGGGACATCGAAACGTTTCCACATCACAAGCACGTTGGCTCCAAGGACAACGTACAGCCTTCAAAAGAAATCTCTCTTGAAGACATCCTGGGAGTTATTGAGGAGAAAATTAAACCCTCGTCCTCAGCCTCCACCCATCTATGA
- a CDS encoding ATP-binding cassette domain-containing protein, translated as MDIPTVLSLRDKIFEMLEEGKTILFSTHILSELQNFEGIRCRVGIMKEGKLILEERLENLLNRISNIEVLFKVDKKQQARELLKKFGYPVKMESTGVAVRVSNYNEETPAIMKILLTQGINVYEVKPKETPIEKIFTEITKRSE; from the coding sequence TTGGACATTCCCACAGTTTTGAGCTTAAGGGATAAAATCTTTGAAATGCTGGAAGAAGGCAAGACAATTTTATTCTCAACACACATTCTAAGTGAACTCCAGAACTTTGAAGGGATAAGATGCAGGGTTGGAATAATGAAAGAGGGAAAACTCATTTTGGAGGAAAGACTGGAGAACCTACTCAACAGAATCAGCAACATTGAAGTACTGTTTAAAGTCGACAAAAAACAACAGGCAAGAGAACTATTAAAGAAGTTTGGGTATCCTGTTAAGATGGAAAGCACTGGAGTTGCTGTAAGGGTTTCTAACTATAACGAGGAAACCCCTGCAATAATGAAAATACTCCTAACACAAGGTATCAATGTGTATGAGGTAAAACCAAAAGAAACACCAATAGAAAAAATATTCACCGAAATAACAAAGAGAAGTGAGTAG
- the tdh gene encoding L-threonine 3-dehydrogenase, which yields MAEKMPAIMKTKPAYGAELVEVDVPKPGPGEVLIRVLATSICGTDLHIYEWNEWAQSRIKPPQIMGHEVAGEVVEVGPGVEDLQEGDYISAETHIVCRKCYACRHNRYHVCQNTKIFGVDMDGVFATYAIVPAQNAWKNPKDMKPEYAALQEPLGNAVDTVLAGPIAGRSTLITGAGPLGLLGIAVAKAAGAYPVIVSEPSEFRRKLAKKVGADYVLNPFEEDPVEVVMSITDGAGVEVFLEFSGAPKALEQGLKATTPGGRVSLLGLFPRDVTLDFNNLIIFKALEVHGITGRHLWETWYTVSSLIQSGKLNLDPIITHKYKGFDKYEEAFELMRAGKTGKVVFFPHKG from the coding sequence ATGGCCGAAAAAATGCCCGCTATTATGAAGACTAAACCCGCTTACGGAGCGGAGCTCGTTGAAGTTGACGTCCCCAAGCCCGGACCGGGCGAAGTCCTCATCAGGGTTCTCGCCACCAGCATCTGCGGTACGGACCTCCACATCTACGAGTGGAACGAGTGGGCGCAGAGCAGGATTAAGCCGCCCCAGATTATGGGCCACGAGGTCGCTGGAGAAGTCGTTGAAGTCGGCCCCGGCGTTGAAGACCTTCAGGAGGGCGACTACATAAGCGCGGAGACGCACATCGTCTGCAGGAAGTGCTACGCCTGCAGGCACAACCGCTACCACGTCTGCCAGAACACCAAGATTTTCGGCGTTGACATGGACGGTGTCTTCGCGACCTACGCAATAGTCCCCGCTCAGAACGCCTGGAAGAACCCCAAGGACATGAAGCCCGAGTACGCAGCCCTTCAGGAGCCGCTTGGCAACGCAGTTGATACCGTTCTGGCCGGACCGATAGCGGGAAGGAGCACACTCATAACTGGAGCCGGTCCGCTTGGACTGCTCGGAATAGCGGTGGCCAAGGCCGCCGGAGCCTATCCGGTCATCGTGAGCGAGCCGAGTGAGTTCAGGAGGAAGCTCGCCAAGAAAGTTGGTGCCGACTACGTCCTCAACCCCTTCGAGGAGGATCCCGTTGAGGTCGTCATGAGCATAACAGACGGCGCCGGTGTCGAGGTCTTCCTGGAGTTCAGCGGTGCACCTAAAGCCCTTGAGCAGGGTCTCAAGGCGACAACCCCCGGAGGAAGGGTATCCCTCCTCGGCCTGTTCCCGCGCGATGTCACGCTCGACTTCAACAATCTGATAATCTTCAAGGCCCTCGAAGTCCACGGCATCACCGGAAGGCACCTCTGGGAGACCTGGTACACCGTCTCAAGCCTCATCCAGAGCGGAAAGCTCAACCTCGACCCGATAATCACCCACAAGTACAAGGGCTTCGACAAGTACGAGGAAGCCTTCGAGCTCATGCGCGCCGGCAAAACCGGTAAGGTCGTCTTCTTCCCCCACAAGGGGTGA